From a single Ciconia boyciana chromosome 4, ASM3463844v1, whole genome shotgun sequence genomic region:
- the TEK gene encoding angiopoietin-1 receptor, with product MVPLAHLVLYGFSLMISGKVEAALDLILINSFPLVGNSETSLICITSKWRSRESITIDRDQEDVTNQHREPLEVNEDSKRATAKTVVWKREQASETIGAYYCEGKLKDEVTRIHTMKMPLGASFHPVALTVTANKGEHVNISFIRMAAKEEDAVIYKNGSFIHSVPRHEVPGELEVSYPQVQPQDAGVYSARYIGGNLFTSAYTRLIVRRCEAQKWGPSCSSHCPSCTNNGICHEDTGECICPPGFMGKTCEKACGANTFGKTCEESCKENYGCRNYMFCLPDPYGCSCATGWMGLECDKECKPGFYGSDCKLKCNCHNRGTCDRFKGCICSLGWHGLQCEKEGSADLSPQIENLLDPVELNSGVEFKPFCIASGMPLPKSEEFKLLKQDGTVLRPALIVTSNRSEAMFTINRIQPRDTGTWVCSVQTVAGMAEKPFQVTVKVPPVPQYAPRLTDSGHNFLIIDINAELHLGDGPVVSTKLLYKPAKRYQSWMSVEVKGTTKRLDNLEPKTEYQFCVQLSRRGEGGEGHPGPQASFTTAALGLPPPEGLTLFPKSMTSLNLSWHPLTLRTEDDIRVEVERKTVNDNGDESSVITQVPGNMSTLIIKDLEPRQQYMCRVRVNTRSQGEWSNYLYAWTFSDRIPPAPYNIRFSNTTDTSSVISWTTAEGHSISSIIISYKIYGKAEYNHIDIIIKNTSITQYHLKGLEPNTVYQVQINAQNNIGLSNPNTSFELKTLPETKAPYESKGGKMLLIAILGSAGMTCVTILLAFLIMLQLKRANFQRRMAQAFQNVVREEPAVQFNSGTLTLSRKAKNSPDPTIYPVLEWNDIKFQDVIGEGNFGQVLKARIKKDGLRMDAAIKRMKEYASKDDHRDFAGELEVLCKLGHHPNIINLLGACEHRGYLYLAIEYAPHGNLLDFLRKSRVLETDPAFAIANSTASTLSSQQLLHFAADVARGMDYLSQKQFIHRDLAARNILVGENYVAKIADFGLSRGQEVYVKKTMGRLPVRWMAIESLNYSVYTTNSDVWSYGVLLWEIVSLGGTPYCGMTCAELYEKLPQGYRLEKPLNCDDEVYDLMRQCWREKPYERPSFAQILVSLNRMLEERKTYVNTTLYEKFTYAGIDCSAEEAA from the exons gtAAAGTGGAAGCGGCACTGGACCTTATACTGATCAATTCGTTCCCTCTGGTGGGCAACTCCGAGACATCACTTATCTGTATCACTTCCAAATGGCGTTCCCGTGAGTCTATCACAATAGACCGAGACCAGGAGGATGTGACAAACCAGCACCGGGAACCACTGGAAGTTAATGAAGATTCAAAGagagcaacagccaaaacagtGGTGTGGAAGAGGGAACAAGCCAGTGAAACTATTGGAGCATATTACTGTGAAGGGAAGCTCAAGGATGAGGTGACAAGGATACATACCATGAAGATGCCACTGGGAG CCTCATTCCACCCGGTGGCATTAACTGTTACAGCAAATAAGGGAGAGCATGTGAATATTTCCTTCATCAGAATGGCAGCAAAAGAGGAAGATGCAGTGATCTACAAAAATG GTTCCTTCATCCACTCTGTGCCCAGGCATGAAGTGCCAGGGGAGCTGGAAGTCTCCTATCCTCAAGTTCAACCACAGGATGCAGGGGTTTACTCTGCCAGATATATAGGAGGAAACCTCTTTACTTCTGCTTACACAAGGCTTATTGTAAGAC GATGTGAAGCTCAGAAATGGggcccttcctgcagctcccacTGCCCTTCCTGCACAAACAATGGCATTTGTCATGAAGATACTGGGGAATGCATCTGTCCTCCAGGTTTTATGGGAAAAACATGTGAGAAAG CTTGCGGAGCCAATACATTTGGCAAAACATGTGAAGAGAGCTGTAAAGAAAACTATGGCTGCAGAAACTATATGTTCTGTCTACCAGATCCATATGGTTGTTCTTGTGCCACAGGATGGATGGGGCTGGAATGTGATAAAG AATGCAAACCTGGGTTTTATGGGTCGGATTGCAAACTCAAATGTAATTGTCACAATCGAGGGACATGTGACAGATTTAAAGGCTGCATCTGCTCCCTCGGATGGCATGGTCTGCAATGTGAAAAAGAAG GTTCAGCAGATCTTTCACCTCAGATAGAAAACTTACTAGATCCTGTAGAACTCAATTCAGGCGTCGAGTTCAAGCCTTTTTGTATAGCAAGTGGGATGCCACTTCCTAAATCTGAAGAATTTAAACTTTTGAAGCAAGATGGAACTGTCCTAAGG CCTGCCCTAATTGTTACCAGTAATCGCTCTGAAGCCATGTTTACAATTAATCGAATCCAGCCCCGTGATACAGGAACATGGGTCTGCAGTGTGCAGACAGTAGCGGGAATGGCAGAGAAACCATTTCAAGTTACAGTCAAAG TTCCTCCTGTGCCACAGTATGCCCCAAGGCTGACAGACAGCGGACATAATTTTCTCATAATTGATATCAATGCCGAGTTACATCTTGGAGATGGACCTGTTGTGTCAACAAAACTCCTGTACAAGCCAGCAAAACGTTATCAGTCCTGGATGTCTGTGGAAG TAAAAGGCACAACCAAAAGACTGGACAATCTGGAACCAAAAACAGAATATCAGTTCTGTGTTCAGCTGAGTCGTCGAGGGGAAGGTGGGGAAGGCCATCCTGGACCACAGGCTAGCTTCACAACAGCTGCGCTTG GTCTTCCTCCACCAGAAGGCCTCACTCTCTTTCCAAAAAGTATGACATCACTGAATTTGTCATGGCATCCTTTAACACTGAGGACAGAGGATGACATTCGTGTTGAAGTGGAAAGGAAGACCGTGAATGACAACGGTGATGAGAGCAGTGTTATTACTCAAGTGCCAGGAAATATGTCCACCCTGATCATTAAGGATCTTGAGCCTAGACAGCAATACATGTGCAGGGTACGGGTGAACACCAGGTCCCAAGGAGAATGGAGCAACTATCTGTATGCATGGACTTTCAGTGACA GAATCCCTCCTGCACCATACAACATCAGGTTTTCTAACACCACAGACACATCCTCAGTCATCTCTTGGACAACTGCTGAGGGTCATTCCATCTCCTCCATCATCATCAGCTACAAAATTTATGGCAAGGCTGAGTACAACCACATCGATATTATCATAAAGAACACCAGCATTACTCAATACCATCTCAAGGGCCTGGAGCCAAACACTGTGTACCAGGTTCAGATTAATGCTCAGAACAACATTGGCTTGAGCAACCCAAACACATCGTTTGAACTGAAGACTCTTCCAGAAACCAAAG CTCCATATGAATCAAAAGGAGGCAAAATGCTGCTTATTGCTAtcctgggctctgcagggaTGACCTGTGTAACAATTCTCCTGGCCTTTCTCATCATGCTGCAGTTAAAGCGAGCCAACTTCCAGCGCCGAATGGCTCAGGCTTTCCAAAATGTGGTG AGGGAAGAGCCAGCCGTACAGTTTAACTCAGGTACTCTCACCCTGAGCAGGAAAGCCAAAAACAGCCCAGATCCCACTATTTATCCAGTTCTTGAGTGGAATGACATAAAATTTCAAGATGTGATCGGGGAAGGTAACTTTGGGCAAGTCCTGAAAGCACGCATTAAGAAAGATGGCTTACGCATGGACGCTGCGATTAAAAGGATGAAAG AGTATGCCTCAAAAGATGATCACAGAGACTTTGCTGGAGAACTTGAAGTTCTTTGTAAACTTGGTCATCATCCCAACATCATAAATCTTTTGGGAGCATGTGAACATCGGG GATATCTTTATCTTGCTATTGAATATGCCCCCCATGGAAATTTACTGGACTTCCTTCGGAAAAGCAGAGTGCTAGAGACAGACCCAGCATTTGCTATTGCCAACAGTACTGCATCTACGCTTTCCTCTCAGCAGcttctgcattttgcagcagaCGTTGCTAGAGGGATGGACTACTTGAGCCAGAAACAG tttattCATCGAGATTTGGCAGCAAGAAACATCTTGGTTGGAGAAAATTATGTTGCAAAAATAGCTGACTTCGGCTTATCAAGAGGTCAAGAAGTTTACGTTAAGAAGACCATG GGACGACTTCCAGTGCGATGGATGGCAATTGAATCTTTGAATTACAGTGTTTACACCACAAACAGTGATGT ATGGTCATATGGTGTCCTATTATGGGAAATTGTTAGTTTAG GTGGAACACCATATTGTGGAATGACGTGTGCAGAACTCTACGAAAAACTGCCTCAAGGGTACAGACTGGAAAAGCCTCTCAACTGTGATGATGAAGT gtatgACCTAATGAGACAGTGCTGGAGAGAGAAGCCATATGAAAGACCATCATTTGCTCAGATACTGGTGTCACTGAACAGGATGTTAGAAGAAAGGAAG ACCTATGTGAATACTACCCTATACGAGAAGTTTACTTACGCAGGCATTGATTGCTCCGCTGAAGAAGCTGCTTAA